The Miscanthus floridulus cultivar M001 chromosome 17, ASM1932011v1, whole genome shotgun sequence genome has a window encoding:
- the LOC136517525 gene encoding uncharacterized protein ycf20-like, whose protein sequence is MSALSLCDGTANSPCWSECSGSRLAAAPRVGRAAAVSCRWKRPGTLCLLRAKSPSLRRHSRKVQWAIRTMSDNSGDQSGNSTRLFSAIRSFWSMLSAKLKKARKGLPVKILFFLIGFYCATAFATVIGQTGDWDILSAGLAVAIVEVVGALMYRASFAVLGRMRNMITIFNYWKAGLTLGLFLDSFKYEVDEFLESCNPFNFQINIFTGLW, encoded by the exons ATGTCAGCTCTCTCCTTGTGCGATGGAACTGCCAACTCGCCATGCTGGTCGGAGTGCTCCGGATCGAGGCTTGCTGCTGCGCCCCGTGTTGGGAGGGCAGCTGCCGTCTCCTGCCGCTGGAAAAGGCCAGGGACCCTCTGCTTGCTGAGGGCAAAATCTCCTTCCTTGCGCAGGCACTCGAG GAAGGTGCAATGGGCCATCAGAACTATGTCAGACAACAGTGGTGACCAGTCAGGCAATAGCACTCGCCTCTTCAGTGCAATTCGTTCATTTTGGAGTATGTTGTCTGCCAAGCTGAAGAAAGCAAGGAAAGGGTTACCAGTGAAGATCCTATTCTTTCTGATTGGGTTCTACTGCGCTACTGCATTCGCAACCGTCATTGGACAAACAGGTGACTGGGATATATTGTCAGCCGGACTTGCTGTTGCCATTGTGGAGGTTGTCGGTGCGCTGATGTACAGGGCTTCCTTTGCAGTTCTTGGTAGGATGAGGAACATGATTACCATATTTAATTACTGGAAAGCTGGTCTTACACTTGGGCTGTTCTTGGATTCATTTAAATATGAAGTGGATGAGTTTCTTGAATCATGTAACCCATTCAACTTTCAGATTAATATATTTACTGGGCTTTGGTAA
- the LOC136518627 gene encoding classical arabinogalactan protein 4-like, producing MATPALPRALAALLLLLLASTARSQEEAPSPTAEPPASAPLAADSQLAHSPISNPPTASAPSAAADAPSPPPPKTSPVAAPSSDSPAPAHAPSHSHLAPAAADEYKGDDNKSPSPAPAADQIKAANVTAASIGSGEPEEEHREMNGGSKAGVVLGTFAAAAVLGLGVFVWRKRRANIRRSRYADYAARLELV from the coding sequence ATGGCGACGCCGGCATTGCCCCGCGCCCTCGccgccctgctcctcctcctcctcgcttcCACGGCGCGGTCCCAggaggaggcaccgagccccaCCGCCGAGCCCCCCGCATCCGCGCCTCTCGCCGCCGACTCCCAGCTCGCGCACTCGCCAATCTCCAACCCACCTACCGCCTCCGCCCCATCCGCCGCAGCAGACGCGCCCTCACCGCCGCCGCCCAAGACCTCCCCCGTGGCAGCCCCCTCCTCCGACTCGCCCGCCCCCGCGCACGCGCCGTCCCActcccacctcgcgcccgccgccgccgacgaatACAAGGGCGACGACAACAAGTCCCCCTCGCCGGCCCCGGCCGCCGACCAGATCAAGGCGGCGAACGTCACCGCCGCCAGCATCGGTAGCGGAGAGCCGGAGGAGGAGCATCGGGAGATGAACGGCGGCAGTAAGGCCGGCGTGGTGCTGGGcaccttcgccgccgccgccgtcctcgggCTCGGCGTCTTCGTCTGGCGGAAGCGCCGCGCCAACATCCGCCGCTCCAGGTACGCCGACTACGCCGCGCGCCTCGAGCTCGTCTGA
- the LOC136517527 gene encoding uncharacterized protein produces the protein MQFLRGGGGGGGFGGTAWEVLRRHFSRKRAVNVRRINPKVPKEEAVAISERLLQILSDHGPLTVGNAWNHAKDAGIAGLNSKTHMKILLKWMTGRNIVKLTCVHVGNAKKFLYSPFTESSAEALSAAAADTNNKASAQGGRGKAARGQPKKQAAAALQ, from the exons atgCAGTTCCtccgaggcggcggcggtggcggtgggttCGGGGGGACGGCGTGGGAGGTGCTGCGGCGTCACTTCTCTAGGAAGCGGGCGGTGAACGTGAGGCGGATCAACCCCAAGGTGCCCAAGGAGGAGGCCGTCGCCATCTCCGAGCGCCTCCTCCAGATCCTCTCCGACCATGGGCCCCTCACCGTCGGCAACGCCTGGAACCACGCCAAG GACGCTGGTATCGCTGGCCTGAACAGCAAGACTCACATGAAGATCTTGCTGAAATGGATGACGGGGAGAAATATCGTGAAGCTGACCTGCGTGCATGTGGGCAACGCGAAGAAATTCCTCTACTCCCCGTTCACTGAAAGCAGCGCCGAGGCATTATCGGCGGCAGCGGCGGACACCAATAATAAGGCTTCCGCCCAAGGAGGGAGAGGCAAAGCTGCGCGAGGGCAACCGAAGAAGCAGGCTGCAGCGGCCTTGCAGTGA
- the LOC136516974 gene encoding cleavage and polyadenylation specificity factor subunit 3-I-like → MASSAAAPSGAPPAGKRPASSGREGDQMVITPLGAGSEVGRSCVHMTFKGRTVLFDCGIHPAYSGMAALPYFDEIDPSTIDVLLITHFHLDHAASLPYFLEKTTFKGRVFMTHATKAIYKLLLSDYVKVSKVSVEDMLYDENDIARSMDKIEVIDFHQTLEVNGIRFWCYTAGHVLGAAMFMVDIAGVRILYTGDYSREEDRHLRAAELPQFSPDICIIESTYGVQQHQPRIVREKRFTEVIHNTVSQGGRVLIPAFALGRAQELLLILDEYWSKHPELHKIPIYYASPLAKRCMAVYQTYINSMNERIRNQFAQSNPFHFKHIESLNSIDNLHDVGPSVVMASPGGLQSGLSRQLFDKWCTDKKNACVFPGYVVEGTLAKTIINEPREVTLANGLTAPLHMSVHYISFSAHADFPQTSNFLDELRPPNIILVHGEANEMSRLKQKLITQFDGSNTKIVSPKNCQSVEMYFTCEKMAKTIGRLAEKVPEGGESSGGLLVKKGFTYQIMAPEDLRVFTQLSTANITQRIAVPYSGSFEVIKYRLKQIYESVESATEESDVPALIVHERVTVRLDSESYVTLQWSSDPISDMVSDSVVAMILNIDREGPKVVPVEEAVKTKEETEKVAQKVVYALMASLFGDVKVAEEGKFVISVDGNVAHLDGMSGDVECENATLKERIKTAFRRIQSAVRPIPLSAS, encoded by the exons ATGGCGTCCTCCGCCGCGGCGCCGAGCGGCGCGCCACCAGCTGGGAAGCGCCCGGCCTCCAGCGGACGGGAGGGAGACCAGATGGTCATCACGCCGCTGGGCGCCGGCAGCGAGGTCGGCCGTTCCTGCGTCCACATGACCTTCAAGGGCCGCACCGTCCTC TTCGACTGCGGCATCCACCCGGCGTACTCTGGCATGGCGGCGCTGCCCTACTTCGACGAGATCGATCCATCCACCATAGACGTCCTCCTCATTACCCA CTTTCACTTGGACCATGCCGCCTCGCTGCCGTACTTCCTGGAGAAG ACTACGTTCAAGGGCCGGGTGTTTATGACCCACGCCACAAAGGCTATTTACAAGCTGCTGCTCTCGGATTATGTCAAAGTCAGCAAAGTGTCCGTGGAGGATATGCTGTATGATGAGAATGACATTGCGCGCTCCATGGATAAAATTGAG GTTATAGATTTCCACCAGACATTGGAAGTTAACGGGATACGCTTCTGGTGCTACACTGCTGGCCATGTACTTGGTGCCGCCATGTTCATGGTGGATATTGCTGGCGTGCGCATTCTTTACACTGGTGACTACTCCCGTGAAGAAGACCGCCACCTACGAGCTGCTGAGCTCCCACAGTTCTCCCCAGACATTTGCATTATTGAGTCGACCTATGGTGTACAGCAACATCAACCCCGGATTGTTCGTGAGAAGCGCTTTACTGAGGTCATTCACAATACTGTTTCACAGGGGGGTCGTGTTCTTATCCCGGCATTTGCACTTGGTAGAGCACAAGAACTGTTACTTATCCTCGATGAGTATTGGTCCAAACACCCAGAGCTCCATAAGATTCCTATCTATTACGCTTCCCCTCTTGCCAAGAGGTGCATGGCTGTCTACCAGACATACATAAACTCCATGAATGAAAGGATACGGAACCAGTTTGCACAATCCAATCCCTTCCATTTCAAGCACATCGAGTCCTTGAATAGCATTGATAATTTACATGATGTGGGTCCTTCAGTGGTGATGGCTAGTCCAGGTGGTCTTCAGAGTGGTCTCTCTAGGCAGCTTTTTGATAAGTGGTGCACAGATAAGAAGAATGCCTGTGTTTTTCCAGGTTATGTTGTGGAGGGAACCCTTGCAAAGACCATTATTAACGAGCCAAGAGAAGTGACACTAGCTAATGGGCTCACTGCTCCTCTTCATATGTCGGTCCACTATATCTCTTTTTCAGCTCACGCAGATTTCCCTCAGACAAGCAATTTTTTGGACGAACTTCGGCCACCAAATATTATTCTTGTGCATGGAgaagcaaatgagatgtcaaGGCTTAAACAGAAACTTATTACTCAGTTTGATGGTTCAAATACAAAAATTGTGTCTCCCAAGAATTGCCAATCAGTAGAGATGTATTTCACTTGTGAGAAAATGGCCAAGACTATTGGTAGGCTGGCAGAAAAAGTACCAGAAGGTGGAGAGTCTTCCGGTGGCTTACTTGTCAAGAAGGGATTCACATATCAGATTATGGCGCCTGAAGATCTCCGTGTCTTCACACAGTTATCAACAGCTAACATCACTCAGCGCATTGCAGTCCCTTATTCTGGTTCTTTTGAAGTCATAAAGTACAGACTGAAGCAAATATATGAGAGCGTGGAGTCAGCAACAGAAGAATCTGATGTTCCAGCATTGATTGTGCATGAAAGAGTGACAGTTCGTCTAGATTCAGAAAGTTATGTTACACTGCAGTGGTCATCTGATCCCATCAGTGACATGGTGTCTGATTCTGTGGTGGCTATGATCTTGAACATTGATCGTGAAGGTCCAAAAGTTGTTCCGGTTGAAGAAGCAGTGAAGACCAAAGAAGAGACGGAAAAGGTTGCTCAAAAGGTGGTCTATGCCCTTATGGCGTCACTTTTTGGTGATGTTAAAGTTGCAGAGGAAGGGAAATTTGTCATATCTGTAGATGGAAATGTGGCGCACTTGGATGGGATGAGTGGCGATGTTGAATGTGAAAATGCTACACTGAAGGAACGGATCAAGACTGCATTCCGTCGCATACAGAGCGCCGTGAGACCAATCCCACTTTCAGCCTCTTGA
- the LOC136517524 gene encoding non-specific phospholipase C3-like, which translates to MGAAPAPAAAGNSSNNKIKTVVVLVQENRSFDHMLGWMKSLNPDIDGVTGIETNHVDASDPTSRAVRFSDGAEYVDPDPGHSMQAIYEQVYGTPFVDATTTPITPPGVAVPPMSGFAQQAEKEKPGMSGTVMSGFRPDAVPVYRELVREFAVCDRWFASNPASTQPNRLFVHSATSHGLVSNDTKALVPGLPQRTIFDALHDEGFSFGIYYQYPPSTLFYRSLRQLKYAGSFHEFDIDFRRHCREGKLPSYVVVEQRYFDLEILPGNDDHPSHDVAEGQRFVKEVYEALRSGPQWEETLLVVTYDEHGGFYDHVPTPAGAGVVPSPDGIVSAAPFFFGFDRLGVRVPALLVSPWIEPGTVLHRPSAPYTTSEFEHSSIPATVKKLFNLRSFLTKRDAWAGTFDCVLTRDTPRTDCPLTLPEPVKRRRTAAAEHAPLSEFQEELVQLAAVLNGDHTKDSYPHKLVEGMTVAEAARYCVDAFKAFRDECEKCKKRGEDGSHIPTVKPSSSGKDKSKSSFVSKALACLPCAVPHDLSDD; encoded by the exons ATGGgggcggcaccggcaccggcggcGGCCGGGAACAGTAGTAACAATAAGATCAAgacggtggtggtgctggtgcaggAGAACCGCTCCTTCGACCACATGCTGGGGTGGATGAAGTCGCTGAACCCGGACATCGACGGCGTCACGGGCATCGAGACCAACCACGTGGACGCGTCCGACCCGACCTCCCGCGCCGTCCGCTTCAGCGACGGCGCCGAGTACGTGGACCCAGACCCGGGCCACTCCATGCAGGCCATCTACGAGCAGGTGTACGGGACACCCTTCGTCGACGCCACCACAACGCCCATCACCCCGCCGGGCGTGGCCGTCCCGCCCATGTCCGGCTTCGCGCAGCAGGCCGAGAAGGAGAAACCCGGCATGTCCGGCACCGTCATGAGCGGGTTCCGCCCGGACGCCGTGCCCGTGTACCGCGAGCTGGTGCGGGAGTTCGCCGTCTGCGACAGGTGGTTCGCGTCGAACCCGGCGTCGACGCAGCCCAACCGGCTGTTCGTGCACTCCGCCACCTCCCACGGGCTCGTCAGCAACGACACCAAGGCGCTGGTGCCGGGGCTCCCGCAGCGGACCATCTTCGACGCGCTCCACGACGAGGGGTTCTCCTTCGGCATCTACTACCAGTACCCGCCGTCGACGCTCTTCTACCGCAGCCTCCGGCAGCTCAAGTACGCCGGCAGTTTCCACGAGTTCGACATCGACTTCCGGCGCCACTGCCGGGAGGGGAAGCTACCCAGCTACGTCGTCGTGGAGCAGCGCTACTTCGATCTCGAGATCCTCCCGGGGAACGACGACCACCCGTCCCACGACGTCGCCGAGGGGCAGCGGTTCGTCAAGGAGGTGTACGAGGCGCTGCGGTCGGGGCCGCAGTGGGAGGAGACGCTCCTCGTCGTCACCTATGACGAGCACGGCGGGTTCTACGACCACGTGCCCACGCCAGCCGGCGCCGGGGTCGTGCCCAGCCCCGACGGCATCGTCAGcgccgcgcccttcttcttcgGCTTCGACCGCCTCGGCGTCCGCGTCCCGGCTCTCCTGGTGTCGCCCTGGATCGAGCCCGGGACGGTGCTGCACAGGCCGTCGGCGCCATACACGACGTCGGAGTTCGAGCACTCCTCCATCCCGGCCACCGTCAAGAAGCTCTTCAACCTCAGGAGCTTCCTCACCAAGCGCGACGCCTGGGCCGGCACCTTCGACTGCGTCCTCACGCGCGACACGCCGCGCACCGACTGCCCAC TCACCCTGCCTGAGCCAGTGAAGCggcggcggacggcggcggcggagcacgcCCCGCTGTCGGAGTTCCAGGAGGAGCTGGTGCAGCTCGCCGCGGTGCTCAACGGCGACCACACCAAGGACTCGTACCCGCACAAGCTCGTGGAGGGGATGACGGTGGCGGAGGCGGCCAGGTACTGCGTCGACGCCTTCAAGGCCTTCCGCGACGAGTGCGAAAAATGCAAGAAGCGCGGCGAGGACGGCTCCCACATCCCCACGGTGAAGCCGTCGTCGTCGGGGAAGGACAAGAGCAAGAGCAGCTTCGTTTCCAAGGCGCTGGCTTGCCTCCCCTGTGCCGTCCCTCATGACCTCTCTGATGACTGA